TTGTAATGAATAGAATTCATCCATCCATCCTCTTGGTCCTGAATAGATTCCGTTTCGTTTTCTTTATTTCCCTCCTCTTTACTTGCcttgtttctcttttcttccttttccccgCTTCTTCGCGCGTTGTTTCCTTTCCTTCTATCCCTTTGTGGTTGGCCTCTGCGCCGCTCCCTCTTCTTCCGCGGCCCCAAACCTCACCGGCACCCCTCACCCCCCTTTTCTTTTTAAGGCTCTGCTGAGCCTGCTCCCCCCTCTCTGTCTCGCACAAgcataaacacaaacacaaacacatcCACTCCGAAGAACTAGAACAGGGTATTCCTCTTCAACCATGGCCTTgagatcttcttcttctacctttTCTTCTGCTTCGTCCTTTTCCGTATCTCATTGTCCAAACCCTAAACCTGGTTACGTCTTACCTTTCAATTTCAACCTCCACAAGCCCCAATCTTCATTCATGTTCTTCAAGTCTCTCAAATGCATTCAATCTTCAACCCCCGATTCCAACCCCATGAAGCCCATTCATCCCAAAAACGCTAGCTCCCCGTTCGCCTGCTCCGCCGTCACCTTCTCTCCTTCGCAGACCGCTGACCTCGTCTCCTCCAAACTCCACCGCCTCATCTCCGAATTCCAGTCCCTCTCTGAGCCCGTCGAACGCGTCAAGCGCTTGCTCCACTACGCGACGCTCCTCCCTCCGTTGGACGAATCCGCTCGGAACGACTCCAACCGGGTCATGGGCTGCACGGCGCAGGTGTGGCTCCAGGCCCAGTTGGACCAAGACGGTAAGATGAGATTTGCGGCGGATAGCGATTCCGAGATTACAAGGGGTTTCTGCTCCTGCCTGGTTCGGGTTCTCGACGGTGCGGCCCCTGAGGAGGTGCTGAAGGTCAAGACCGAGGATTTGGCTGATTTGAATGTTGGAGTGCCTGCAAGAGAGAGGTCCAGAGTCAATACTTGGCACAATGTGCTGGTTACTATGCAGAAGAGGACAAAGGCGTTGGTGGCAGAACGCGAAGGGAAGAAGCCACCTTTCGAGCCGTTCCCATCGCTGGTGGTGACGGCGGACGGGATAAAAGCGAAGGGAAGCTATGCTGAGGCTCAGGTCTGTGATAATTcgtctctgtttttttttttcttcatttcgtATGTTTTTCTTCTTGTGTTGGGAAGTTGGTTTTAGTGTAATTGTGATCCTAGAAAGTCCAATGCTggtctcatttttcaaaattattggtATATTACTAACCTCCAGTCATTAATGTTGAAAGTTTGAAATGGAAGAGATCCTTGAAAGCATTAAATTGtgataaaatcaattttaagaGTTTGGTTTTCCCAACTATAGCTTGATACCCTTCCTTGATATAGAAATTTTCATTTAGCTGATCTTAATATCTGGCGTGCATGCAGGGAACTCTTTTTGTAGGTGTACCTATATGTTAAATCAACGGTCAATTTCTGTTTCTTGATGCACAATAGAAATCTTAAAAACCTGAAAATTTTGTGATGCTTTATGTATTTCGATTATACGATTGAAATCgtttatattgttttttttttcttttcttttcttttcaactcACAAGAAAGTGATCAAGTTGCCCGAGCTTTTGCATAACATTTCATTCTGTCGTCTTATGCTTAATTACATAAATCTCCTCACTACCGCATATCTGGTTGTGCCCCATGCATGAAATCATTGAAGttgtttaattttgttttattggcTAACGGGCTTAAATGTTTGGCCCGAGTCAAATGAGGACGGGCGCATGCCAATCTGTCTAggatgatagaaaataaaaaataaaaataaaaaaataaaaaaaaggacgTTCGCCTTTCTATTTTATATGGGGCACACAAGCTACACTCAGTAAAGAAGCTCATAATTTACGTCTTAAAAATTCTGATTTTGGGTCTAGCCGAATTTCTAAATTTCTTAGTTGGTGATGCTAGACTCTTGGGATTtttaagtgtaaaaaaaaaaaaatgcatgtcaTGTGGGACATTTGGGACGAGGGGAAAAAGAGTTTTTGCTTGATTTACTTCATGGACATCTGGTAAGATAGTACCTTTATTGTGATTACATACATAAGATCTTCATTTGAACTTTGCAATAATTCGCTTTCCTTAAGGTGCAAGGTTTGAATCTGAATTGCTAAtaagtttttgtttaatttgctTTGTGTTTTGtcaaatgattattttcctGACAGTATTAAAATTCTAAGAACCTTTTTAGTTTAATTGCAGGCAAGGTATTTGCTGCCCGATGAGTTTAAGGTTAAAGAACTTGTCAATGTTCTAAAGGCAAAGAATATTGGTGTTGTCGCACATTTTTACATGGATCCTGAGGTCCAAGGCATCTTGACTGCTGCTCAGAAACAGTGGCCACACATTTATATTTCTGATTCATTGGTAATGGCAGATGCCGCTTTGAAGATGGCAAAAGCTGGATGCAAATTCATAACAGTTTTAGGTGTAGATTTTATGTCAGAAAATGTGCGTGCAATCCTTGATCAGGCTGGCTTTGGAGATGTATGTCTtgcctcatttcttttctcctcttttcttcAGATTCTCATTTCTTTATTGAACATAGGTGTAGGCAACGTATGAGTGTGTCTCTGTGTCGAATGATTAATCAGCATCATGCTTGTGCACTAGAATCTGGGAATGGACAGGCCAAGGATTTAACTACCAAAATGAGGATGCTTTTCATGCTATATATGAATTGATGACCTGATATTGCCAAATTCATAAGCAAgtttagtaatattttttacataattttcttGTTCTGGACCTACTACCTAGTCCACAACAAAAGAGTGCTCTAGTATTTGATTTTTAGATGTTCTGATACCAGAATGTAGAATCTTCATTTTAAACTGCTACCTTTGAACTTTTGTGCTATGATTAAATTAAGCGTCTCAAAATCTTTCATTTCACTCTATTCTGGTGTTTGTTCCACTGATAGGGTaacagttctttttttttttttttggcttttcatGTATTTATGTGCAGGTTGGTGTATTCAGGATGTCAAATGAACGCATTAGTTGCTCTTTGGCAGATGCGGCAGCTTCCCCTTCTTATATGAATTATCTTGAGGCAGCTTCTATGTCTTCTCCTTCTTTGCATGTCATCTACATCAATACTTCACTAGAGACAAAAGCATATGCTCATGAGCTTGTACCAACCATTACCTGTACTTCTTCAAATGTCGTGCAAACCATTCTGCAGGTTGGTAGTATTGCAAGGTTATTGTCATCCATCACCTGCGTTTTCAATGCTAATATTAATGCATTAAGTGCTATTGAAGTCTCAAACCTTGTAGGTCTACTTCATTTGACTCTTTGACTCAAGTGACATCTTTCTCTGCAGGCTTTTGCTCAAGTGCCAGATTTAAACATATGGTATGGGCCCGATTCCTATATGGGTGCAAATATTAGAGAGTTGTTCCAACAGATGAGTAAGATGACTGATGAAGAAATCACTGAAATACATCCAGGACACAGTAGAGAGACTATTAGATCATTACTAACTCACCTGCACTATTATCAggtacattttatttttatatttctttttgggACCTAAGGCGGAATAGAATTTATCTGTAGTAACAGCATTATGACTTGGACAAAGTGATACTTCTGACATTAACTTAGTTCCAAAACCACACTATGCGGCCATGAAAAactttcatcatcatcatcatcatcatcttcttcttcttcttctttctgctACTAGTACCACCTATACTACACTACAGAATATTTGATTGGGCATCATATCAAAGTTTTATCCCTGCCGATGATCTGCTTCACAATGGTTGCTCTCACTACGTGTTAGTCTCTATTGATGGATTGTCCTACTAGAGTATATCTTTTGTGGGATCTCCTTGTGACTATAACACTTCACTATTCAAATGGTGGGTTGGGCAGAAATATGTTGGTGGAAAGAGCAGGACCATAATATACTGAAGTGCagtgtccttttggtacttttggtCATTTTTATAGGCTTGTTAAGAGTGCATGTGCTTGATCATTCTCACTGCCTTTAAATGGtaccttttcatttttcatccaGTTTGTATTTGGTTCAGAGTTTTTTCCTGGACCTCTTTGGTATTTGTAAACATAGCTGGCAAACAgctttatattgtttcttttctgATTTTACCTTTGTTTCTCAGATGTGGCCGTAAAActgattatattttatttgctgaTTGAATGTTCTTGTATCAGGATGGAACGTGCATTGTGCATCACCTTTTTGGACATGAAGTTGTCAAGAAGATAAATGAAATGTATTGTGATGCATTCCTGACTGCTCATCTCGAAGTCCCCGGAGAAATGTTTTCTTTGGCTATGGAAGCAAAGAGAAGAGGAATGGGAGTTGTTGGTTCCACCCAAAACATTCTAGATTTTATAGAACAGAGAGTTCAAGAGGCTTTAGATAGAAATGTTGACGACC
This Carya illinoinensis cultivar Pawnee chromosome 11, C.illinoinensisPawnee_v1, whole genome shotgun sequence DNA region includes the following protein-coding sequences:
- the LOC122281653 gene encoding quinolinate synthase, chloroplastic; translated protein: MALRSSSSTFSSASSFSVSHCPNPKPGYVLPFNFNLHKPQSSFMFFKSLKCIQSSTPDSNPMKPIHPKNASSPFACSAVTFSPSQTADLVSSKLHRLISEFQSLSEPVERVKRLLHYATLLPPLDESARNDSNRVMGCTAQVWLQAQLDQDGKMRFAADSDSEITRGFCSCLVRVLDGAAPEEVLKVKTEDLADLNVGVPARERSRVNTWHNVLVTMQKRTKALVAEREGKKPPFEPFPSLVVTADGIKAKGSYAEAQARYLLPDEFKVKELVNVLKAKNIGVVAHFYMDPEVQGILTAAQKQWPHIYISDSLVMADAALKMAKAGCKFITVLGVDFMSENVRAILDQAGFGDVGVFRMSNERISCSLADAAASPSYMNYLEAASMSSPSLHVIYINTSLETKAYAHELVPTITCTSSNVVQTILQAFAQVPDLNIWYGPDSYMGANIRELFQQMSKMTDEEITEIHPGHSRETIRSLLTHLHYYQDGTCIVHHLFGHEVVKKINEMYCDAFLTAHLEVPGEMFSLAMEAKRRGMGVVGSTQNILDFIEQRVQEALDRNVDDHLQFILGTETGMVTAIVAAVRDLLGSQISPSGLAKIKVEIVFPVSSDSMTRTSSQSSVKLGDVILPIIPGVAGGEGCSIHGGCASCPYMKMNSLSSLLQVCYQLPDDKNVLKAYEAQRFKLQTPNGKSVADVGCEPILHMRHFQATKQLPEKLVNRIRHANGNGNSMSLS